One stretch of Chitinophaga pendula DNA includes these proteins:
- a CDS encoding glycosyltransferase, whose product MARILFGCVPFWGHINPTIAVAQKLIELGHTVTYACHSEMRGAFDKAGIPFVENYEFCDLFVKLNQMVSSHTMSDLRKELKKANEKLLHIPAAQLEPNVNDFVRLIDEWQPDVCVFDIFFLPGRLAAEVRGIPFVFSCCAMSLMLPSKDLLPVGYGFPSYRKRPDLHGAIKLLLSGWFANKLLRYINSIRARFSLKPQGHVGQEPGYLYINYSTPALDFKRSDLPSQVYYLGPSISKDQYGADTEFPWDWLDGRPLVYVTMGTFFTKKKVFDQVIAASKGASWQVVMSVTKHMDVSQWQDIPDNVLIRNFVPQSKLMKKVSAVVCAGGSNTTTEALLLGIPLLVMPQATDHFDNAQRVVEAKAGFRLDPKQLSVKKIRHAITKMLIDPSYRRHAREIAADYEKCDAPLAGAQLVLKLAEKKQPLYRPSHIGPTIYKDNMNEVLASI is encoded by the coding sequence CTTTTGGGGCCACATTAACCCTACCATTGCTGTTGCCCAGAAGCTAATCGAACTGGGGCATACGGTGACGTATGCTTGTCACTCTGAAATGAGGGGAGCATTTGACAAAGCCGGAATCCCTTTTGTTGAAAACTATGAGTTTTGCGATCTGTTTGTCAAGCTGAATCAAATGGTAAGTTCTCATACTATGTCGGACCTTCGTAAGGAGTTAAAAAAGGCTAATGAGAAGCTGCTGCATATCCCGGCGGCGCAACTGGAGCCTAATGTCAATGACTTTGTACGCTTGATCGACGAATGGCAGCCGGATGTATGCGTGTTTGACATTTTCTTTCTGCCCGGTCGGCTGGCGGCAGAGGTCCGGGGTATCCCCTTTGTATTCAGTTGCTGTGCGATGTCTTTGATGTTACCCAGTAAAGACCTGTTACCGGTAGGTTATGGCTTTCCTTCTTACAGGAAGCGTCCGGACCTGCACGGCGCCATTAAGTTATTATTATCAGGTTGGTTTGCCAACAAATTGCTGCGTTACATCAACTCCATACGCGCCCGGTTCTCCCTGAAGCCGCAGGGGCATGTAGGCCAGGAGCCAGGTTATCTGTATATCAATTACAGTACGCCGGCGCTGGATTTCAAACGATCTGACCTGCCGTCACAAGTATATTATCTGGGGCCATCTATCAGTAAGGACCAATATGGTGCTGATACGGAGTTTCCCTGGGATTGGCTGGATGGGCGGCCGCTGGTATATGTTACGATGGGAACATTTTTCACCAAGAAGAAAGTTTTCGACCAGGTGATCGCTGCCAGTAAAGGGGCGTCCTGGCAGGTGGTAATGAGTGTGACCAAACATATGGACGTATCTCAATGGCAGGACATACCTGACAACGTGTTGATCCGGAATTTCGTGCCGCAATCGAAGCTGATGAAAAAAGTGTCTGCGGTGGTATGTGCCGGTGGAAGTAATACGACAACAGAGGCGCTATTGTTAGGTATCCCGTTGCTGGTGATGCCGCAGGCTACGGATCATTTTGACAATGCTCAGCGTGTAGTGGAAGCGAAGGCTGGTTTCCGGCTGGACCCGAAGCAATTATCGGTGAAGAAGATCCGGCATGCGATCACGAAAATGTTGATTGATCCTTCTTATCGTCGTCATGCCCGGGAGATTGCTGCAGATTATGAAAAATGTGATGCGCCGTTGGCAGGAGCGCAGTTGGTATTGAAGCTAGCGGAAAAAAAGCAACCGCTTTACCGTCCTTCACATATAGGCCCTACTATTTACAAGGATAATATGAACGAAGTACTGGCCAGCATTTAA
- the infC gene encoding translation initiation factor IF-3: MQPRPKPNFNNRGRNPNFRREQQQEHRTNRMIRVPEVRLVGENIEVGVYRTEEALRMAEEQGLDLVEISPNAAPPVCRIIDYNKFLYEKKKKEKEMKAKAHKSEVKEIRFTPNTDDHDFDFKAKHAEKFLKDGNKVKTYVQFKGRAIMFKERGELILLKFAERLAEVGALEGMPTMEGKRMIAIFAPKAAKKKEGSGSKEPREAKEPREPREPKPATPAEPKPAAPAEPKSEE; encoded by the coding sequence ATGCAACCAAGACCCAAACCAAATTTTAACAACCGGGGACGCAACCCGAACTTTAGAAGAGAACAACAACAGGAGCACCGCACCAACAGAATGATCCGTGTTCCTGAAGTAAGACTGGTAGGAGAGAATATTGAAGTTGGTGTCTACAGAACTGAAGAAGCCCTGCGTATGGCGGAAGAACAAGGACTCGACCTGGTGGAGATCTCCCCTAATGCAGCCCCTCCCGTTTGTCGCATCATCGACTATAATAAATTCCTTTACGAAAAGAAGAAGAAGGAAAAAGAAATGAAGGCGAAGGCGCACAAAAGCGAAGTGAAAGAAATTCGCTTTACGCCCAACACCGATGATCATGACTTCGACTTCAAAGCCAAACATGCGGAAAAATTCCTTAAAGATGGCAACAAAGTAAAGACCTACGTACAGTTCAAAGGGCGTGCAATCATGTTCAAAGAACGTGGTGAGCTGATCCTCCTTAAATTCGCAGAAAGACTCGCAGAAGTAGGTGCCCTCGAAGGAATGCCGACCATGGAAGGTAAACGGATGATCGCCATCTTTGCACCCAAAGCCGCCAAAAAGAAAGAAGGCAGTGGTAGTAAAGAACCTCGCGAAGCCAAAGAACCGAGAGAACCTCGCGAACCTAAGCCAGCCACTCCTGCAGAGCCCAAACCTGCAGCACCCGCTGAACCTAAGTCAGAAGAATAG